DNA from Rubripirellula lacrimiformis:
ACGTAGAATATTCGATCGTGCCCCTAGGACAGGGGGCGTCTTCACCGGGCATTTGAACGAAAGCAATTCGATTGACTACCGCCACACAAGCCAGCGCCGCCACCCAGTTTGTCGACAAAATCACTGATCGAACCGCTAAAATCGGGGTAATCGGCCTCGGTTATGTCGGGCTACCACTGCTGGACGCTTTCATTAGCAAACAGTTTTCATGCGTCGGTTTCGACGTCGACCAGACCAAAGTCGACGCATTGGCAGCGAGAACCAGCTACATCAAGCACATCGCTGACTCCAAGATCGCAGCCTGGTACGACCAACAACGTTTCGACGCAACATCGGACATGAGCCGGTTGAGCGAGCCGGATGTGTTGCTGATCTGTGTGCCGACGCCGCTGGACGATGCTCGCGATCCCGACTTGAAGTACGTGATCTCGACGTGCGAAAAGATCGCCAAAACGCTGCGTCCGGGTCAACTGGTGGTGCTGGAGAGCACCACGTACCCGACGACAACCCGCGACGTGATGATCCCGATCCTAGAGCGATCGGGGCTGAAAGCGGGCGATGACTTCTTTGTCGCTTATAGCCCCGAACGGGAAGACCCTGGCAATCCGGACTTCTCCGCCGCGGGAATCCCCAAAGTCGTCGGCGCAATCAATGACGACAGCCTTCTGGTCGCCTGCAAACTCTACGACGCGGCAGTCGCCGGCACGGTGCCTGTCAGCAGCTGCGAGGTCGCCGAGGCCGCCAAGGTACTCGAGAACATTTACCGAGCCGTCAACATTGCGTTGGTGAATGAATTGAAGGTGCTGTTCGATGCGATGGGCATCGACGTCTGGGAAGTCATCAACGCGGCGAAAACCAAACCGTTCGGATTCCAAGCATTCTATCCGGGCCCCGGATTGGGCGGCCACTGTATCCCGATCGATCCGTTCTACCTGTCTTGGTTGGCTCGAAAACAAGGACTCAACGCGCGGTTCATCGAATTGGCCGGTGAAGTCAATCGATCGATGCCCGACTATGTCGTCCAACGAACCAGCCTATTCTTGAACGAATTTTCGAAATCGATTCGCGGCAGCAAAATCTGCTTGCTGGGGATCGCGTACAAAAAAGACGTTGACGACCCCCGGGAAAGTCCATCGTTTGACCTGCTGACTCGGTTGCTGGCAATGGGCGCGGAGGTCACCTACAGCGATCCGCACGTGCCGAAGTTACCGGCGATGCGGCATTATGATTTGCCCGCGATGAAGTCGGAAGAATTGTCTGCCGAGTTCTTGGCTTCTCAGGACGCAGTGTTGATCGCCACCGGCCATACCGACTTTGATTACGATACCATCGTCCAACATTCGCACTTGGTGATCGACACTCGCAACGCGACGGAGGGAATCGCCGTCGGCCGCGAAAAGATCCGCAAGACTTAGCGGCTTGTTGATTGAGTGAGCCGAGAAAATCATTGGGGGGATGCCAAATTCGGTGGCCGAGGCCACCGGCATGATGCTTTCGCCTCTCCGAGGCTGTTGTAAGCCGGACGTTCTCGTAAGCGGCCGGGCATCCCCGATTTCCCGTGGCCTTACGGCCAGCGGCTCACAATGGCTGTCGAAAGTTCGACTCAATCAACAGGCCGCTTGCGGCCGAAACGGCCAATGGGCCGGACGACTCCTAACTACCTGCTTACAAACTCCACGATCTCTCATCCTTCGGAAGTCTCGTTTTGTCGCGTTATCTTGTCACCGGTTGCGCAGGCTTCATTGCCTCGCGAGTTGCTGCGATGTTGTTGCAGCAAGGTCATCAGGTCGTCGGCGTCGACAACCTGAATGACTACTACGATGTTTCGCTGAAACAACATCGTGTCGACTCATTGACCGATCAGCGGTTCACGTTCCGGCGGATGGACATTGAAAACACCGCTGATGTAGACAGCCTGTTTGACGAGCCGTTCGACGCGGTGTTGAACTTGGCGGCGCGGGCGGGGGTGCGGTACAGCATGGAAAACCCCCACGTTTATGTGCGCACGAATATGATCGGAACGCTGAATTTGCTAGAAGCAATGCAGCGGACGGGCACGCCAAAGTTCGTGCTGGCGTCGACGTCTTCGTTGTATGCCGGTGGCCCAATGCCGTTTTCAGAAACGCTGCCCGTTAACACGCCGATTTCGTCCTACGCGGCGTCCAAGAAGGGTGCC
Protein-coding regions in this window:
- a CDS encoding nucleotide sugar dehydrogenase, whose translation is MTTATQASAATQFVDKITDRTAKIGVIGLGYVGLPLLDAFISKQFSCVGFDVDQTKVDALAARTSYIKHIADSKIAAWYDQQRFDATSDMSRLSEPDVLLICVPTPLDDARDPDLKYVISTCEKIAKTLRPGQLVVLESTTYPTTTRDVMIPILERSGLKAGDDFFVAYSPEREDPGNPDFSAAGIPKVVGAINDDSLLVACKLYDAAVAGTVPVSSCEVAEAAKVLENIYRAVNIALVNELKVLFDAMGIDVWEVINAAKTKPFGFQAFYPGPGLGGHCIPIDPFYLSWLARKQGLNARFIELAGEVNRSMPDYVVQRTSLFLNEFSKSIRGSKICLLGIAYKKDVDDPRESPSFDLLTRLLAMGAEVTYSDPHVPKLPAMRHYDLPAMKSEELSAEFLASQDAVLIATGHTDFDYDTIVQHSHLVIDTRNATEGIAVGREKIRKT